A genomic region of Streptomyces sp. NBC_00247 contains the following coding sequences:
- a CDS encoding SRPBCC domain-containing protein, whose translation MAREFEVRREQDLPVTPEQVWDAVATGAGNLGWLYPMEIEPRVGGKATRGDATVVAWEPPYHFAVRATQDGGFSNTLSYRVEPADGGTSHLRMGIHWVHTGVVDDAWNWDAKTDVAEKYVDFHQHALAEYLRHFAGRPAVYVRSQQPEPTADPADFAALRRRLGLAEDAVVGDRFTLFAPGPGQGPVEVVVDWLSTDFVGLRGPDALYRFFNGSTWNVPIWLGHHLFAEHTDEQQATKEWTAWLNDTAPVQEI comes from the coding sequence ATGGCCCGAGAGTTCGAGGTACGCCGAGAGCAGGACCTGCCCGTCACGCCCGAGCAGGTCTGGGACGCTGTGGCCACCGGCGCCGGCAACCTCGGCTGGCTCTATCCGATGGAGATCGAGCCGCGCGTCGGCGGAAAGGCGACCCGGGGAGACGCCACGGTCGTTGCGTGGGAGCCCCCGTACCACTTCGCCGTCCGGGCGACCCAGGACGGCGGGTTCTCCAACACCCTCAGCTACCGGGTCGAACCGGCCGACGGCGGCACGAGCCACCTGCGGATGGGAATCCACTGGGTGCACACGGGCGTCGTCGACGACGCCTGGAACTGGGACGCCAAGACGGACGTGGCCGAGAAGTACGTGGACTTCCACCAGCACGCCCTGGCCGAGTACCTCAGGCACTTCGCCGGCCGCCCCGCCGTCTACGTCAGGTCCCAGCAGCCCGAACCCACCGCCGATCCGGCCGACTTCGCCGCGCTGCGCCGGCGCCTCGGCCTCGCCGAGGACGCCGTCGTCGGCGACCGGTTCACCCTTTTCGCCCCTGGCCCCGGCCAGGGCCCCGTCGAGGTGGTCGTCGACTGGCTCAGCACCGACTTCGTCGGCCTGCGAGGTCCGGACGCCCTGTACCGGTTCTTCAACGGCAGTACCTGGAACGTGCCGATCTGGCTCGGACACCACCTGTTCGCCGAACACACCGACGAGCAGCAGGCCACCAAGGAGTGGACGGCCTGGCTCAACGACACCGCCCCCGTTCAGGAGATCTGA
- a CDS encoding ABC transporter permease: MTLSAASLLPVNLTLGILLGVLALVAAAVAGLCHLSPDDRTHRAREILIAGVRAAVQLAAVSLVIAWAVHEVLGLLTFLVVMFSVAVRTAGRRITGNHTWWLACVPIAAGVVPVVASLLLSGLVPVKGVALIPVTGILIGGALTVTVQAGRRALDELEQRRGEVEAAMALGFSERDARVEIARPSASDALLPGLDQTRTVGMVTLPGAFVGMLLGGASPLMAGAVQLFVLIALMAVQSVAVAVTVELVAQHHIFRAERG, translated from the coding sequence GTGACTCTGAGTGCGGCATCTCTCCTCCCGGTCAACCTCACCCTCGGCATCCTGCTGGGTGTGCTCGCGCTGGTGGCGGCGGCCGTGGCGGGGCTCTGTCACCTCTCCCCGGACGACCGGACGCACCGGGCCCGGGAGATCCTGATCGCCGGGGTGCGTGCGGCGGTCCAGCTCGCCGCGGTCTCCCTCGTCATCGCCTGGGCGGTCCACGAGGTCCTCGGGCTGCTGACGTTCCTGGTCGTCATGTTCTCGGTCGCGGTGCGTACGGCCGGGCGCCGGATCACCGGCAACCACACCTGGTGGCTGGCGTGCGTGCCGATCGCCGCGGGGGTGGTGCCGGTGGTCGCCTCGCTGCTGCTGTCCGGCCTCGTACCGGTGAAGGGCGTCGCGCTGATCCCGGTCACCGGAATCCTCATCGGCGGGGCGCTCACCGTGACCGTTCAGGCCGGGCGGCGGGCGCTGGACGAGCTGGAGCAGCGGCGGGGCGAGGTGGAGGCGGCCATGGCGCTGGGATTCTCGGAGCGGGACGCCCGGGTGGAGATCGCGAGACCCTCCGCGTCCGACGCGTTGCTGCCCGGTCTCGATCAGACCCGGACCGTGGGAATGGTCACGCTTCCCGGTGCGTTCGTCGGGATGCTGCTGGGGGGCGCGAGTCCACTCATGGCGGGCGCGGTACAGCTCTTCGTCCTGATCGCCCTGATGGCCGTGCAGTCGGTCGCGGTCGCGGTCACCGTCGAGCTCGTCGCCCAGCACCACATCTTCCGGGCCGAGCGGGGATGA
- a CDS encoding TetR/AcrR family transcriptional regulator, with protein MTAPLPHPQRSDALDNRDRILDAARALFSAEGLDVPMREIARRAGVGPATLYRHFPTKQSLVADAFAEQLHACRAIVDEGCADPDPWQGLCRVIERICELHARDRGFTEAFLSAFPGATDAAAGREYTVRAVAGLARRAKEAGRLRSDFVMDDLVLVLMANKGINATSNATRVAASRRFAALAIQAFEACPHHAPLPPADGGPRRGDAARRRLE; from the coding sequence GTGACCGCCCCTTTGCCTCACCCCCAGCGTTCCGACGCGCTGGACAATCGCGACCGCATCCTCGACGCGGCCCGAGCACTGTTCTCCGCCGAAGGCCTGGACGTGCCGATGCGGGAAATCGCACGGCGTGCCGGGGTGGGACCCGCCACCTTGTACCGGCACTTCCCCACCAAGCAGTCACTGGTCGCCGACGCGTTCGCGGAACAGCTGCACGCGTGCCGCGCCATCGTCGACGAGGGGTGCGCCGATCCTGATCCGTGGCAGGGCCTGTGCCGGGTGATCGAGCGGATCTGCGAGCTGCACGCCCGCGACCGGGGATTCACCGAGGCGTTCCTGTCGGCCTTTCCGGGGGCGACGGATGCCGCGGCCGGCCGTGAGTACACGGTGCGGGCGGTCGCCGGACTCGCCCGGCGGGCCAAGGAGGCAGGACGGCTGCGGTCCGACTTCGTGATGGACGACCTGGTTCTCGTACTCATGGCCAACAAGGGGATCAACGCCACGTCGAACGCCACCCGCGTCGCGGCCTCCCGGCGCTTCGCGGCATTGGCGATCCAGGCATTCGAGGCCTGCCCCCACCACGCGCCCCTGCCACCGGCGGACGGAGGACCACGACGGGGCGACGCCGCCAGGCGTAGACTCGAATGA
- a CDS encoding zinc-binding dehydrogenase, which translates to MKAIAIQTFGGPEGLALIDLPVPVPEAGQVLIAAEAVGVAGADTLIRSGALAAYGFKEGHIPGGEVAGRVIAVGDGVDTSWTGRRVWGFTGTGGGYAEQVVVPVEETLPLPGELSAVDAVTLGSAGVVSHFGLRHAHFAPGETVLVRGAAGSIGIMAVQLAARGGAAAVAVTTSSAERGERLRRLGATHVLERSGAGGEDAPAGYDVIIDVVAGEDMPSFFDRLNPNGRMVAVGAVGGLPPADFGAKIMAAFQKSMSFAAFSAATVTPADLRAVRGEQFAAAGRGDIETVVHEVLPLEGAVLAHRKMDAGEVFGRIVLKP; encoded by the coding sequence ATGAAGGCAATCGCGATCCAGACGTTCGGAGGTCCGGAAGGTCTGGCCCTGATCGATCTGCCGGTACCCGTGCCCGAGGCCGGGCAGGTGCTGATCGCCGCCGAGGCGGTGGGCGTCGCCGGTGCCGACACCCTGATCCGAAGCGGGGCTCTGGCCGCCTACGGGTTCAAGGAGGGCCACATTCCGGGTGGCGAGGTGGCAGGCAGGGTGATCGCGGTCGGCGACGGTGTCGACACCTCGTGGACCGGCCGCCGGGTGTGGGGCTTCACCGGCACCGGCGGAGGCTACGCCGAGCAGGTCGTCGTGCCGGTCGAAGAGACCCTTCCCCTGCCCGGCGAGTTGTCCGCCGTCGACGCGGTGACACTCGGCAGCGCCGGCGTGGTGTCGCACTTCGGGCTCCGCCACGCCCACTTCGCTCCCGGCGAGACGGTCCTGGTGCGCGGCGCGGCCGGCAGCATCGGGATCATGGCAGTGCAGCTCGCCGCTCGCGGAGGTGCCGCCGCGGTGGCGGTGACGACATCGTCGGCCGAGCGCGGCGAACGCTTGCGCCGCCTCGGTGCGACCCACGTACTGGAGCGCTCCGGTGCCGGAGGGGAAGACGCTCCGGCCGGTTATGACGTCATCATCGACGTCGTGGCCGGTGAGGACATGCCGTCGTTCTTCGACCGGCTGAACCCGAACGGCCGCATGGTGGCCGTGGGCGCCGTCGGGGGCCTGCCGCCGGCCGACTTCGGCGCGAAGATCATGGCGGCGTTCCAGAAGTCGATGTCCTTCGCCGCTTTCAGCGCGGCCACCGTCACCCCGGCCGACCTGCGGGCCGTGCGCGGCGAGCAGTTCGCCGCAGCCGGCCGCGGGGACATCGAAACGGTGGTGCACGAGGTGCTGCCCCTGGAGGGGGCCGTGCTGGCGCACCGGAAGATGGACGCGGGTGAGGTCTTCGGCCGCATCGTGCTGAAGCCGTAG
- a CDS encoding undecaprenyl-diphosphate phosphatase, which produces MSWFESFVLGFVQGLTEFLPISSSAHLRLTAAFAGWHDPGAAFTAITQIGTEAAVIIYFRKDIARIISSWFRSLFDRGMRGNHDAQMGWLVIVGSIPIGVLGVTFKDQIEGPFRDLRLIATTLIVMGIVLGIADRLAARDEAGGKHRAAKERKSLQDLGVRDGLIYGFCQAMALIPGVSRSGATISGGLLMGYTREAAARYSFLLAIPAVLASGVFELKDAGEGHVSWGPTVFATLVAFVVGYVVISWFMKFISSKSFMPFVYYRVVLGIVLFALVTAGVLSPHAGESAG; this is translated from the coding sequence ATGAGCTGGTTCGAATCATTCGTCCTGGGGTTCGTGCAGGGACTGACCGAGTTCCTGCCGATCTCCTCCAGCGCACACTTGCGGCTGACCGCCGCATTCGCCGGGTGGCACGACCCCGGCGCCGCGTTCACCGCCATCACCCAGATCGGCACGGAGGCGGCGGTGATCATCTACTTCCGCAAGGACATCGCCCGCATCATCTCGTCCTGGTTCCGGTCGCTCTTCGACCGCGGGATGCGCGGCAACCACGACGCCCAGATGGGCTGGCTGGTCATCGTCGGCTCGATCCCGATCGGCGTGCTCGGGGTGACCTTCAAGGACCAGATCGAGGGCCCCTTCCGTGATCTCCGCCTGATCGCGACGACGCTGATCGTCATGGGCATCGTCCTCGGCATCGCGGACCGGCTCGCGGCCCGCGACGAGGCCGGCGGCAAACACCGCGCCGCCAAGGAGCGCAAGTCGCTCCAGGACCTCGGGGTCCGCGACGGGCTGATCTACGGATTCTGCCAGGCGATGGCGCTGATCCCGGGTGTCTCCCGCTCGGGCGCCACCATCAGCGGTGGTCTGCTGATGGGCTACACCCGCGAGGCCGCGGCCCGCTACTCCTTCCTGCTGGCCATCCCCGCAGTCCTGGCTTCCGGCGTCTTCGAGCTCAAGGACGCGGGCGAGGGCCACGTCTCCTGGGGCCCGACGGTCTTCGCGACCCTGGTTGCGTTCGTGGTCGGTTACGTGGTCATCTCGTGGTTCATGAAGTTCATCTCCTCCAAGAGCTTCATGCCCTTCGTCTACTACCGGGTGGTCCTCGGCATCGTCCTCTTCGCCCTGGTCACGGCGGGTGTGCTGAGCCCCCACGCGGGCGAGTCGGCGGGCTGA
- a CDS encoding TVP38/TMEM64 family protein — protein MFEPVPAARPRNGPALRFSKALLSPWSRFSLLVVVLAAAASTMLLFDPQRMLSSGWPSQLTGGTAALLFGLAYGVSTVAFAPRPLLNLAAGALFGTQAGLAAALAGTVLGAGVSFLLGRVLGQDALRTLVRGRWLKAADSLLSRHGFRSVLALRLFPGVPFAAANYCAATSRMRYAPFLLATGLGSIPNTAAYVVAGSEAASPTSPAFLVATGFIVLSALGGALVAWRKRHRFGTAA, from the coding sequence ATGTTCGAACCCGTCCCCGCGGCCCGTCCCCGCAACGGTCCGGCCCTGCGCTTCTCGAAGGCGCTGCTGTCCCCCTGGTCCCGGTTCTCCCTGCTCGTGGTGGTGCTGGCCGCCGCCGCGTCGACCATGCTGCTGTTCGACCCACAGCGGATGCTCTCCTCCGGCTGGCCGTCCCAGCTGACGGGCGGCACGGCGGCCCTGCTCTTCGGGCTGGCGTACGGCGTCTCCACCGTCGCCTTCGCGCCGCGCCCTCTCCTCAACCTGGCGGCAGGCGCACTCTTCGGTACGCAGGCCGGTCTCGCCGCGGCCCTGGCCGGCACGGTGCTCGGGGCGGGAGTCTCCTTCCTGCTCGGCCGGGTGCTGGGCCAGGACGCGCTGCGCACCCTGGTGCGCGGTCGCTGGCTGAAGGCGGCGGACTCCCTGTTGAGCCGGCACGGCTTCCGTTCCGTGCTGGCGCTCCGGCTCTTCCCGGGCGTGCCGTTCGCCGCGGCCAACTACTGCGCGGCCACCTCCCGGATGCGGTACGCGCCGTTCCTGCTGGCGACCGGGCTCGGGTCCATCCCCAACACGGCCGCCTACGTCGTCGCCGGCAGCGAGGCGGCCTCGCCCACGTCCCCCGCCTTCCTGGTCGCCACCGGCTTCATCGTGCTGTCGGCCCTCGGGGGCGCGCTGGTCGCCTGGCGCAAACGCCACCGGTTCGGCACGGCCGCCTGA
- the tuf gene encoding elongation factor Tu encodes MPKTAYVRTKPHLNIGTMGHVDHGKTTLTAAITKVLSMRPGAATSYVAFDRIDRAPEETRRGITINLAHVEYETDTRHYAHVDMPGHADYIKNMVTGAAQLDGAILVVSALDGVMPQTAEHVLLARQVGVDHIVVALNKADAADPELAELVELEVRDLLSAHGYGGDTVPVVHVSGLGALEGDPRWTAAIEGLLDVVDTYVPMPVRYTDAPFLLPVENVLTITGRGTVVTGAVERGTVRVGDRVQVLGADAETVVTGVETFGRPMESAQAGDNVALLLRGVERDRVRRGHVVAAPGSVVPTRRFTARVYVLSAREGGRTTPVATGYRPQFYIRTADVAGDVELGTAGVVRPGESVTMTVELDREVPLEPGLGFAIREGGRTVGAGTVTALL; translated from the coding sequence ATGCCCAAGACGGCATACGTGCGCACCAAGCCCCACCTCAACATCGGAACCATGGGCCACGTCGACCACGGCAAGACGACCCTCACCGCCGCCATCACCAAGGTCCTCAGCATGCGGCCGGGGGCCGCCACCTCGTACGTCGCGTTCGACCGGATCGACCGCGCCCCCGAGGAGACCCGGCGCGGCATCACCATCAACCTCGCGCACGTCGAGTACGAGACCGACACCCGGCACTACGCCCACGTCGACATGCCCGGTCACGCCGACTACATCAAGAACATGGTCACCGGAGCCGCCCAGCTCGACGGGGCGATCCTCGTCGTCTCCGCGCTCGACGGCGTCATGCCGCAAACGGCCGAGCACGTGCTGCTGGCCCGTCAGGTCGGCGTCGACCACATCGTCGTCGCCCTCAACAAGGCCGACGCCGCCGACCCCGAACTGGCCGAACTGGTGGAACTGGAGGTGCGCGACCTGCTCTCGGCCCACGGGTACGGAGGCGACACCGTGCCTGTCGTCCACGTCTCCGGGCTCGGGGCGCTGGAGGGCGACCCGCGCTGGACGGCGGCGATCGAAGGACTGCTCGACGTGGTGGACACGTACGTGCCGATGCCGGTGCGCTACACCGACGCGCCCTTCCTGCTACCGGTGGAGAACGTCCTCACCATCACCGGGCGCGGCACCGTCGTCACCGGTGCGGTCGAGCGCGGCACCGTACGCGTCGGCGACCGGGTCCAGGTGCTCGGCGCGGACGCGGAAACGGTGGTCACCGGCGTGGAGACCTTCGGCAGGCCCATGGAGTCCGCGCAGGCCGGGGACAACGTCGCCCTGCTGCTGCGCGGGGTGGAGCGCGACCGGGTCCGCCGGGGCCATGTCGTCGCGGCGCCCGGCAGCGTCGTCCCGACCCGTCGTTTCACCGCGCGGGTGTACGTCCTGTCCGCCCGCGAGGGCGGCCGCACCACCCCGGTCGCCACCGGGTACCGGCCGCAGTTCTACATCCGTACGGCGGACGTGGCCGGGGACGTGGAGCTGGGGACGGCCGGGGTGGTACGCCCCGGGGAGTCGGTCACCATGACGGTGGAGCTCGACCGGGAGGTCCCGCTGGAGCCCGGGCTCGGCTTCGCGATCCGCGAGGGCGGCCGCACGGTCGGCGCCGGCACCGTCACCGCGTTGCTCTGA
- a CDS encoding spermidine synthase encodes MNEPIPVIRDVDCGTARLLPDVDRDHAWLLTVDGAPQSYVDLDDPAHLEFEYVQRLAHVLDTVADPGEPLDVLHLGGGALTLPRYTAATRPGSRQRVAEADRGLLELVAERLPLPDGSGVTVHAEDARELLERTAPGTVDVLIADVFGGSRVPAHLTSVEYARAAARVLRTDGIYAANLADSAPFGFLRSQLAGFATVFPELAVVAEPAVLRGRRFGNVVLLAAHTPLDTAALTRRCAGDAFPARVEHGPALTRLIGGAEPVGDADAVASPEPPEGAFSIG; translated from the coding sequence GTGAACGAGCCCATACCCGTCATCCGCGATGTCGACTGCGGCACCGCCCGCCTGCTGCCCGACGTGGACCGGGACCACGCGTGGCTGCTCACGGTCGACGGGGCCCCGCAGTCCTACGTGGACCTGGACGACCCCGCACACCTGGAGTTCGAGTACGTCCAACGGCTCGCGCACGTGCTGGACACCGTCGCGGACCCCGGCGAACCGCTCGACGTCCTGCACCTGGGCGGCGGGGCGCTGACCCTGCCGCGCTACACCGCCGCCACCCGGCCCGGCTCCCGCCAGCGGGTCGCCGAGGCCGACCGGGGACTGCTGGAGCTGGTGGCGGAGCGACTCCCGTTGCCCGACGGCAGTGGTGTCACCGTGCATGCCGAGGACGCCCGGGAGCTGCTGGAGCGGACCGCCCCGGGCACGGTCGACGTACTGATCGCCGACGTCTTCGGCGGGTCGCGCGTCCCGGCCCACCTCACCTCGGTCGAGTACGCGCGGGCCGCCGCCCGGGTGCTGCGTACGGACGGGATCTACGCCGCCAACCTCGCCGACAGCGCGCCCTTCGGGTTTCTGCGTTCCCAGCTCGCCGGCTTCGCCACCGTCTTCCCCGAGCTGGCGGTCGTCGCCGAGCCCGCCGTGCTGCGCGGCCGGCGCTTCGGGAACGTCGTCCTGCTGGCCGCGCACACCCCCCTGGACACCGCCGCGCTCACCCGGCGTTGCGCCGGTGACGCCTTTCCCGCCCGGGTCGAGCACGGGCCGGCGCTCACCCGCCTGATCGGCGGGGCGGAGCCGGTCGGCGACGCCGACGCGGTCGCGTCACCCGAGCCGCCCGAGGGCGCTTTCAGCATCGGCTGA
- a CDS encoding MFS transporter encodes MTSPAPSPVKRRRPEWAGRNYTLLTTAAVITGVGSSSALIATSFAVLQQGGDGGDIGLVAAARTLPLVVFILIGGAVADRMPRHRVMVAANALNCVSQAAFAVLVLTGTAELWQMMVLTALCGTGQAFFNPAAEGMLMSSVTAEQAGRAFSFFRMSSQGAGIGGAALGGVMASAVNPGWVLALDAAGFAVAGGLRAFLDVSHIPAREPGGGLLTDLREGWQEFIGRPWLWSIVAQFSVVVAVVGAAESVYGPLVARDEFGGSGPWGTALATFGAGTLGGALLMSRWKPRRLLLAGTLGVFPLALPSAALAVPLPVAGLCAVMFVSGVAIEVFGVSWMTTMHQEIPEDKLSRVSAYDWFGSVAMLPLATAVAGPVEGLVGRGTALWGCAALVLITTALVLLVPDVRNMTRREHTVPVTAGGPGSEDLSRGLAADTLPAASSADAESALGRLG; translated from the coding sequence GTGACATCCCCCGCGCCTTCCCCCGTGAAGCGGCGCCGCCCCGAGTGGGCCGGCCGCAATTACACCCTGCTGACCACCGCCGCCGTCATCACGGGTGTGGGCAGCAGCAGTGCCCTCATCGCCACCTCGTTCGCGGTGCTCCAGCAAGGCGGGGACGGCGGGGACATCGGTCTCGTCGCCGCCGCCCGCACCCTCCCGCTGGTGGTCTTCATCCTGATCGGCGGGGCCGTCGCGGACCGGATGCCCCGCCACCGGGTGATGGTCGCGGCCAACGCGCTCAACTGCGTCTCCCAGGCGGCCTTCGCCGTGCTGGTGCTGACCGGCACCGCCGAACTCTGGCAGATGATGGTCCTCACCGCGCTCTGCGGTACCGGACAGGCCTTCTTCAACCCGGCCGCCGAGGGGATGCTGATGTCCTCCGTCACCGCGGAGCAGGCGGGCCGCGCCTTCTCCTTCTTCCGCATGTCGTCCCAGGGAGCGGGCATCGGCGGGGCCGCCCTCGGCGGGGTCATGGCCTCGGCGGTGAACCCCGGCTGGGTACTGGCCCTGGACGCGGCGGGCTTCGCGGTCGCCGGAGGGCTTCGCGCCTTCCTCGACGTGAGCCACATCCCCGCCCGTGAACCGGGCGGCGGCCTCCTGACCGACCTGCGGGAAGGGTGGCAGGAGTTCATCGGCCGCCCCTGGCTGTGGTCGATCGTGGCGCAGTTCTCGGTGGTCGTGGCGGTCGTCGGCGCCGCCGAGTCGGTCTACGGTCCGCTGGTCGCCCGCGACGAGTTCGGCGGTTCCGGTCCCTGGGGCACCGCCCTCGCCACGTTCGGTGCGGGCACGCTCGGCGGGGCGCTGCTGATGTCCCGGTGGAAGCCCCGGCGACTGCTGCTCGCGGGCACGCTCGGCGTCTTCCCGCTGGCCCTCCCCTCGGCGGCGCTCGCCGTGCCGCTGCCGGTGGCGGGCCTCTGTGCCGTGATGTTCGTGAGCGGCGTCGCCATAGAGGTGTTCGGGGTGTCCTGGATGACGACGATGCATCAGGAGATCCCCGAGGACAAGCTCTCCCGGGTCTCCGCCTACGACTGGTTCGGCTCCGTCGCGATGCTCCCGCTCGCCACAGCGGTGGCCGGCCCCGTCGAAGGGCTCGTCGGGCGGGGGACGGCGCTGTGGGGGTGTGCCGCTCTGGTGCTGATCACGACCGCGCTGGTGCTGCTCGTACCGGACGTACGGAACATGACCCGGCGCGAGCACACCGTGCCCGTCACGGCGGGCGGACCCGGCTCCGAGGACCTTTCCCGGGGCCTGGCGGCCGACACCCTCCCCGCCGCTTCCTCAGCCGATGCTGAAAGCGCCCTCGGGCGGCTCGGGTGA
- a CDS encoding DUF4442 domain-containing protein — protein MNLGDMLAATVPMVRTLGLEFLETGAERAVLRLPDQADYHNHLGGPHAGAMFTLAESASGAIVMAAFGDQLGRAVPLAVRAEIGYRKLAMGEVTATATLGRPAAEVVAELDEGKRPEFPVTIEIARADGAVTGEMTVVWTLRPHG, from the coding sequence ATGAACCTCGGCGACATGCTCGCCGCGACGGTACCGATGGTCCGCACCCTCGGCCTCGAATTCCTGGAGACGGGAGCGGAGCGTGCGGTGCTGCGCCTGCCGGATCAGGCCGACTACCACAACCACCTCGGCGGGCCGCACGCCGGAGCCATGTTCACCCTGGCCGAGTCCGCCAGCGGTGCGATCGTGATGGCGGCCTTCGGCGACCAGCTCGGCCGCGCCGTGCCGCTCGCCGTCCGGGCCGAGATCGGCTACCGGAAGCTCGCCATGGGCGAGGTCACCGCGACCGCCACCCTGGGCCGTCCCGCCGCCGAGGTCGTCGCCGAGCTGGACGAGGGCAAGCGGCCCGAGTTCCCCGTCACGATCGAGATCGCCCGCGCCGATGGAGCCGTGACCGGTGAGATGACGGTGGTCTGGACGCTCCGGCCGCACGGCTGA
- a CDS encoding DedA family protein, whose translation MHVQEWLETIPALSIYLLVAGVIGLESLGIPLPGEIVLVSAALLASQHGDINPYVLGACATAGAVIGDSIGYAIGRKGGRPLLAWLEARFPKHFGAAQVGMAERSFEKWGMWAVFFGRFVALLRIFAGPLAGVLHMPYWKFLIANVLGGIAWAGGTTAVIYSVGVVAESWLKRFSWLGLVVAVLIGLTSMLVLKNRAKKAAAQSAAEAPATSAATAD comes from the coding sequence TTGCACGTCCAGGAGTGGCTCGAAACCATCCCCGCGCTCAGCATCTACCTTCTGGTGGCGGGCGTCATCGGTCTGGAGAGCCTGGGCATCCCGTTGCCCGGTGAGATCGTCCTCGTCAGTGCGGCCCTTCTCGCCTCCCAGCACGGGGACATCAACCCGTACGTCCTGGGAGCCTGCGCCACCGCCGGAGCGGTCATCGGCGACTCGATCGGCTACGCGATCGGCAGGAAGGGCGGCCGTCCGCTGCTGGCCTGGCTGGAGGCGAGATTCCCCAAGCACTTCGGGGCCGCCCAGGTGGGCATGGCGGAGCGCTCGTTCGAGAAGTGGGGCATGTGGGCGGTGTTCTTCGGCCGTTTCGTGGCGCTGCTGCGCATCTTCGCGGGACCGCTCGCCGGTGTGCTGCACATGCCGTACTGGAAGTTCCTGATCGCCAACGTGCTCGGCGGCATCGCCTGGGCGGGGGGCACCACCGCCGTCATCTACTCGGTGGGCGTGGTGGCCGAGTCGTGGCTCAAGCGGTTCTCCTGGCTCGGGCTCGTGGTCGCGGTACTCATCGGCCTGACCTCGATGCTGGTGCTGAAGAACCGTGCGAAGAAGGCGGCCGCCCAGTCCGCCGCCGAAGCCCCCGCCACCTCCGCCGCGACGGCGGACTGA
- a CDS encoding gamma carbonic anhydrase family protein, with translation MAEQPLIRGVGGREPSVDPDAFVAPTAVVVGEVTLAAGSSVWYQAVLRADCGPVSLGADSNIQDNCSVHTDPGFPLVVGDRVSVGHNAVLHGCVIEDDVLIGMGATVLNGARIGAGSLVAAQALVPQGMRVPPGSLVAGVPARVKRPVTPEELEGIKFNAVGYVELAKAHRAAHAG, from the coding sequence GTGGCGGAGCAGCCGTTGATCAGGGGCGTGGGCGGCAGGGAGCCGTCGGTCGATCCGGACGCCTTCGTGGCACCGACCGCCGTCGTGGTGGGCGAGGTCACCCTCGCCGCGGGTTCGAGCGTCTGGTACCAGGCCGTCCTGCGGGCCGACTGCGGGCCCGTCTCCCTGGGGGCCGACAGCAACATCCAGGACAACTGCAGCGTCCACACCGACCCCGGCTTCCCGCTCGTGGTCGGTGACCGGGTGTCCGTGGGCCACAACGCCGTACTGCACGGCTGCGTGATCGAGGACGACGTGCTGATCGGCATGGGGGCGACCGTGCTCAACGGCGCCCGCATCGGTGCGGGATCACTGGTCGCGGCCCAGGCGCTCGTCCCCCAGGGCATGCGGGTACCGCCGGGTTCCCTGGTCGCGGGCGTACCTGCGCGGGTCAAGCGGCCGGTCACCCCGGAGGAGCTGGAGGGGATCAAGTTCAACGCGGTCGGTTATGTGGAGCTGGCCAAGGCGCACCGCGCGGCCCACGCGGGCTGA
- a CDS encoding acyltransferase, which translates to MPKSKHAFPFLSRWWRRAASRAVHRGRAWVGEHGAVTAEHPGPLRFGRIGPGTRLAFPQGTVFGEAWIHLGDHCVIAEQVTLTAGMMPGLELGPDPILTLGDGVVLGRGSHVIADTAVAIGSDTYCGPYVYITSTNHSYDDPEQPVGRQWPRTEPVEIGPGCWIGTGAVVLPGARLGRNVVVAAGAIVRGEVPDHSVVAGAPARVVRSFDPERGWQPPLRTPAPVPIPEGVTPAQLLDFAAAESGPGPA; encoded by the coding sequence GTGCCGAAGAGCAAACACGCGTTCCCCTTCCTCTCCCGCTGGTGGCGTCGCGCCGCCTCCCGCGCGGTCCACCGCGGCCGGGCGTGGGTGGGGGAGCACGGTGCGGTGACGGCCGAGCACCCCGGACCGCTGCGCTTCGGCCGGATCGGACCCGGGACGCGGCTGGCGTTCCCGCAGGGCACGGTCTTCGGCGAGGCGTGGATCCACCTCGGGGACCACTGCGTCATAGCCGAGCAGGTGACGCTCACCGCCGGGATGATGCCCGGTCTGGAACTGGGTCCCGACCCCATCCTGACGCTGGGCGACGGGGTGGTACTCGGCCGGGGCAGCCATGTCATCGCCGACACCGCGGTGGCGATCGGCTCCGACACCTACTGCGGTCCCTACGTCTACATCACTTCCACGAACCACAGCTACGACGACCCGGAACAGCCGGTCGGCAGGCAGTGGCCGCGCACGGAACCCGTCGAGATAGGGCCCGGCTGCTGGATCGGCACCGGAGCCGTGGTGCTGCCCGGTGCCCGGCTCGGCCGCAACGTCGTGGTGGCGGCCGGCGCGATCGTACGGGGCGAGGTCCCGGACCACTCCGTCGTCGCGGGCGCTCCGGCCCGGGTGGTGCGGAGCTTCGACCCGGAGCGGGGCTGGCAGCCTCCGCTCCGCACGCCCGCGCCCGTACCGATTCCCGAAGGCGTCACGCCCGCGCAGCTGCTGGACTTCGCCGCCGCGGAGAGCGGTCCCGGACCGGCCTGA